In a single window of the Branchiostoma floridae strain S238N-H82 chromosome 2, Bfl_VNyyK, whole genome shotgun sequence genome:
- the LOC118408909 gene encoding E3 ubiquitin-protein ligase TRIM56-like: MASSSLLSQISDDFLECKVCYEPYKIPKVLACLHTFCLECLEQSVEKQGERNRVFCPTCRTPTSLPEGGVTKLKDNFFVESLRDTVDIYRKIHSKHEDVMCSNCLENSPEAASARCLSCDEFLCPDCVNAHKRVRLTRGHCLVALDTIRASNAESPLKNVKAPMCEKHDNQVMRFFCTTCRRNRDVITRNNTTHDTTEINTTQYNEHNAPRHNTLKHNIKTVYNVRIPVCHDCTVIDHKEPDHENVYLSELVDETKETLTELSSLSEGRIHEIKVVQSALSKTLLTLEENKASVKHQLATATEKLKKRVERKIDKQHKLLSKKLSEICSSREKELNIHEDFLETTSASLKSSLEFVRKVLSHGSDFDMMDVSKEIEERMTSLLEAELPNVNDVTFQMVHLTFLPSHEPLDSVVIGTIEESRAIPCKKFLPCGHPCDDVHHPDTPCTQRCRSTVDIRVNCYRCGIPIRKASDGRECWEVPQRTIDHVQRQGVECIVLQTESAVDEYNKMASAGKKVGGVFHSTC; the protein is encoded by the exons ATGGCGTCATCCTCGCTTCTGAGCCAGATTTCAGACGACTTTTTGGAATGCAAGGTTTGCTACGAACCCTACAAAATACCCAAAGTCCTGGCCTGTCTGCACACGTTTTGTCTGGAGTGTTTGGAACAGTCAGTAGAGAAACAGGGTGAGAGGAACCGAGTCTTCTGTCCAACATGTCGGACGCCAACTAGTTTGCCCGAGGGTGGCGTGACCAAACTGAAGGACAACTTCTTCGTGGAGAGTCTGCGAGATACCGTGGACATATATAGGAAAATACACAG TAAACACGAGGACGTGATGTGCAGCAATTGTTTGGAGAACAGCCCTGAGGCAGCGTCCGCCCGCTGCTTGTCGTGCGACGAGTTCCTTTGCCCGGACTGCGTCAATG CACACAAACGAGTCCGCCTAACGCGAGGTCACTGCCTGGTGGCGCTGGACACCATCCGGGCCTCCAATGCAGAGTCACCGCTGAAGAACGTCAAGGCACCTATGTGTGAGAAACACGACAATCAAGTCATGAGGTTCTTCTGCACGACTTGCAG AAGGAACCGTGATGTCATAACACGGAACAATACGACACACGACACAACAGAAATCAACACAACACAGTACAACGAACACAACGCACCACGACACAACACattaaaacacaacattaaaACTGTTTATAACGTCAGGATTCCTGTGTGCCACGACTGCACCGTCATCGACCACAAAGAACCAGACCACGAGAATGTCTACTTGTCTGAACTGGTGGACGAAACAAAAGAAACCCTCACAGAGCTGTCTTCCCTCAGTGAGGGACGAATCCATGAAATAAAGGTTGTCCAAAGCGCTCTGTCCAAGACTTTGCTGACTCTCGAAGAGAACAAGGCCTCGGTGAAGCACCAGCTAGCGACAGCAACGGAGAAACTCAAGAAACGCGTCGAGAGGAAGATcgacaaacaacacaaactgTTGTCAAAGAAACTAAGTGAAATTTGTTCAAGTCGCGAAAAAGAGCTCAACATACATGAAGACTTCTTGGAAACGACGTCAGCAAGCTTGAAAAGTTCGCTGGAGTTTGTCCGGAAGGTTTTGTCGCACGgcagtgactttgatatgatggACGTGAGTAAAGAGATAGAGGAAAGGATGACGTCACTACTGGAAGCTGAGCTGCCCAATGTCAATGATGTCACTTTTCAAATGGTGCATCTGACGTTTCTGCCGTCACATGAGCCACTAGATTCTGTAGTGATCGGCACCATTGAGGAATCAAGAG CTATCCCGTGTAAGAAGTTCCTCCCGTGCGGCCACCCTTGTGATGACGTACACCACCCGGACACGCCCTGCACACAGAGGTGCCGGAGCACGGTCGACATCCGCGTCAACTGCTACAGGTGTGGCATACCAATCAGAAAAGCCTCGGACGGCAGGGAATGCTGGGAA GTTCCACAAAGAACAATTGATCATGTCCAACGTCAAGGCGTGGAGTGTATCGTGCTACAGACTGAGAGTGCAGTAGACGAGTACAACAAAATGGCGTCCGCCGGCAAGAAAGTTGGAGGGGTTTTCCACTCTACTTGTTAA